The following are encoded in a window of Cucurbita pepo subsp. pepo cultivar mu-cu-16 chromosome LG12, ASM280686v2, whole genome shotgun sequence genomic DNA:
- the LOC111807674 gene encoding uncharacterized protein LOC111807674 isoform X2 gives MYCVTSSQNENEYLCTVRCGAALRDEEVLHTNGFDDESARRNGSNGVVTEANSQRGCNSNTNEDDWVEVKAPDGPALDCKNNSSITTSGGDSLRMIKQDFYEATAEITDANPCTSLTIRLLSLQNKSIVYVDEIYVFANPVDLEEESPLKNSAQSSQSSLMSMLVPTLLQLSKTTESSKSNGSRNSNEEGIHILTKIGSNALDSTDSVTGLEQEGKSCVTVDDEVKFHEEKECDRSVRQPEVHLQVPVTERMHDEPLRRIENVLGQLVSRMDRIENCFLRFEGNMLKPINSIEGRLKQVEQQLDVVTKTSHGSEWPSCYRMSAPSFSAIESASNSFYNSGNDHPSCGPDQKELRSGTSPIALDVSSSGGSSLLRPSLVVTAPEFSNVDDYDQGNVVIAAAEFSNENDDSQENRTLEVAVDSSKSKPKPSIDDVLASALAQFTLSSSSISIPEHSKTVTVRSPDLSNEDGNNHKKSLSWDLSETRIDHISCSEEMDNTQCTAFCFTLSVFYQLQEFEPFPA, from the exons ATGTACTGCGTTACCTcttctcaaaatgaaaatgaatatttgtgTACTGTCCGTTGTGGTGCTGCTTTGAGAGACGAAGAAGTGCTTCACACAAATGGTTTTGATGATGAGTCTGCACGTAGAAATGGGTCTAATGGAGTTGTGACTGAAGCCAATTCACAACGTGGCTGTAACTCGAACACGAATGAAGATGACTGGGTTGAAGTTAAAGCTCCCGATGGCCCAGCCCTCGATTGTAAAAACAATTCTTCTATAACCACGTCTGGTGGAGACTCATTGAGGATGATTAAGCAG GACTTTTATGAGGCTACAGCAGAAATAACGGATGCAAATCCTTGCACGTCTCTTACAATCCGTCTTCTTTCACTTCAGAATAAAAGTATTGTATATGTAGATGAAATCTATGTGTTTGCCAATCCCGTTGATTTAGAGGAAGAGAGCCCACTGAAGAACTCAGCTCAAAGTTCTCAAAGTtctttgatgtccatgcttgTCCCAACCCTTCTGCAGTTATCTAAAACTACTGAAAGTAGTAAGAGCAATGGTAGCCGTAATTCTAATGAGGAGGGAATTCATATATTAACCAAGATTGGGTCAAATGCTCTCGATTCAACCGATAGTGTAACTGGACTTGAGCAGGAAGGAAAATCTTGTGTAACCGTTGATGATGAAGTGAAAtttcatgaagaaaaagaGTGTGACAGATCTGTACGTCAGCCAGAGGTGCATCTACAAGTTCCTGTTACAGAGAGAATGCACGATGAACCACTTCGTCGTATTGAAAACGTTTTGGGTCAGCTTGTTTCTCGAATGGACAGAATAGAGAATTGTTTTTTAAGGTTTGAAGGAAATATGCTAAAACCCATTAACAGCATTGAAGGGAGGCTTAAGCAGGTTGAGCAGCAACTTGATGTTGTAACTAAGACGTCACATGGTTCAGAATGGCCATCTTGCTACAGAATGTCTGCTCCGAGCTTTTCTGCTATCGAGTCAGCTTCTAACTCGTTCTATAACAGTGGAAACGATCATCCCAGTTGTGGACCGGATCAAAAGGAACTACGTTCAGGTACATCACCCATTGCACTTGATGTATCCAGCTCAGGGGGTTCGTCACTGTTGCGTCCAAGTCTTGTGGTAACTGCTCCTGAGTTTTCAAACGTTGATGATTATGATCAGGGGAATGTTGTGATTGCTGCTGCTGagttttcaaatgaaaatgatgacaGCCAAGAGAATCGAACCCTGGAGGTTGCGGTGGATTCGTCAAAGAGTAAACCAAAGCCATCAATCGATGATGTATTAGCATCTGCTCTCGCTCAGTTCACGTTATCATCGTCTTCAATCAGCATTCCAGAACATTCAAAAACTGTAACCGTTAGATCTCCAGACCTTTCAAATGAAGATGGAAACAATCACAAGAAATCTTTGTCATGGGACCTGTCTGAAACTAGAATAGATCATATAAGCTGTTCCGAAGAAATGGATAACACACAATGCACAGCATTCTGCTTCACCCTCTCTGTCTTCTACCAATTGCAGGAATTCGAGCCCTTCCCGGCATGA
- the LOC111807674 gene encoding uncharacterized protein LOC111807674 isoform X1, with the protein MGSQNDGDVSCSPSWSPDANWTVAGGCLENTVVYESFYSPIDEEETVEFGPKSPLVLCRPSLESGPCEITLRFAEKHEIRQVYVRSTARVYEMYCVTSSQNENEYLCTVRCGAALRDEEVLHTNGFDDESARRNGSNGVVTEANSQRGCNSNTNEDDWVEVKAPDGPALDCKNNSSITTSGGDSLRMIKQDFYEATAEITDANPCTSLTIRLLSLQNKSIVYVDEIYVFANPVDLEEESPLKNSAQSSQSSLMSMLVPTLLQLSKTTESSKSNGSRNSNEEGIHILTKIGSNALDSTDSVTGLEQEGKSCVTVDDEVKFHEEKECDRSVRQPEVHLQVPVTERMHDEPLRRIENVLGQLVSRMDRIENCFLRFEGNMLKPINSIEGRLKQVEQQLDVVTKTSHGSEWPSCYRMSAPSFSAIESASNSFYNSGNDHPSCGPDQKELRSGTSPIALDVSSSGGSSLLRPSLVVTAPEFSNVDDYDQGNVVIAAAEFSNENDDSQENRTLEVAVDSSKSKPKPSIDDVLASALAQFTLSSSSISIPEHSKTVTVRSPDLSNEDGNNHKKSLSWDLSETRIDHISCSEEMDNTQCTAFCFTLSVFYQLQEFEPFPA; encoded by the exons ATGGGTTCACAGAACGACGGCGACGTTAGTTGCAGTCCTTCATGGAGCCCCGACGCAAACTGGACGGTCGCCGGTGGCTGTTTGGAGAATACAGTCGTCTATGAATCGTTCTACTCTCCGATCGACGAGGAGGAGACGGTCGAATTCGGCCCCAAGTCGCCTCTTGTTCTGTGCCGTCCCTCACTGGAGTCTGGTCCATGCGAGATCACTC TTCGTTTTGCGGAAAAGCACGAGATCCGGCAGGTTTATGTTAGAAGCACCGCTCGAGTCTATGAGATGTACTGCGTTACCTcttctcaaaatgaaaatgaatatttgtgTACTGTCCGTTGTGGTGCTGCTTTGAGAGACGAAGAAGTGCTTCACACAAATGGTTTTGATGATGAGTCTGCACGTAGAAATGGGTCTAATGGAGTTGTGACTGAAGCCAATTCACAACGTGGCTGTAACTCGAACACGAATGAAGATGACTGGGTTGAAGTTAAAGCTCCCGATGGCCCAGCCCTCGATTGTAAAAACAATTCTTCTATAACCACGTCTGGTGGAGACTCATTGAGGATGATTAAGCAG GACTTTTATGAGGCTACAGCAGAAATAACGGATGCAAATCCTTGCACGTCTCTTACAATCCGTCTTCTTTCACTTCAGAATAAAAGTATTGTATATGTAGATGAAATCTATGTGTTTGCCAATCCCGTTGATTTAGAGGAAGAGAGCCCACTGAAGAACTCAGCTCAAAGTTCTCAAAGTtctttgatgtccatgcttgTCCCAACCCTTCTGCAGTTATCTAAAACTACTGAAAGTAGTAAGAGCAATGGTAGCCGTAATTCTAATGAGGAGGGAATTCATATATTAACCAAGATTGGGTCAAATGCTCTCGATTCAACCGATAGTGTAACTGGACTTGAGCAGGAAGGAAAATCTTGTGTAACCGTTGATGATGAAGTGAAAtttcatgaagaaaaagaGTGTGACAGATCTGTACGTCAGCCAGAGGTGCATCTACAAGTTCCTGTTACAGAGAGAATGCACGATGAACCACTTCGTCGTATTGAAAACGTTTTGGGTCAGCTTGTTTCTCGAATGGACAGAATAGAGAATTGTTTTTTAAGGTTTGAAGGAAATATGCTAAAACCCATTAACAGCATTGAAGGGAGGCTTAAGCAGGTTGAGCAGCAACTTGATGTTGTAACTAAGACGTCACATGGTTCAGAATGGCCATCTTGCTACAGAATGTCTGCTCCGAGCTTTTCTGCTATCGAGTCAGCTTCTAACTCGTTCTATAACAGTGGAAACGATCATCCCAGTTGTGGACCGGATCAAAAGGAACTACGTTCAGGTACATCACCCATTGCACTTGATGTATCCAGCTCAGGGGGTTCGTCACTGTTGCGTCCAAGTCTTGTGGTAACTGCTCCTGAGTTTTCAAACGTTGATGATTATGATCAGGGGAATGTTGTGATTGCTGCTGCTGagttttcaaatgaaaatgatgacaGCCAAGAGAATCGAACCCTGGAGGTTGCGGTGGATTCGTCAAAGAGTAAACCAAAGCCATCAATCGATGATGTATTAGCATCTGCTCTCGCTCAGTTCACGTTATCATCGTCTTCAATCAGCATTCCAGAACATTCAAAAACTGTAACCGTTAGATCTCCAGACCTTTCAAATGAAGATGGAAACAATCACAAGAAATCTTTGTCATGGGACCTGTCTGAAACTAGAATAGATCATATAAGCTGTTCCGAAGAAATGGATAACACACAATGCACAGCATTCTGCTTCACCCTCTCTGTCTTCTACCAATTGCAGGAATTCGAGCCCTTCCCGGCATGA